The Alligator mississippiensis isolate rAllMis1 chromosome 11, rAllMis1, whole genome shotgun sequence genomic interval ATGGATGCCAGGTGCCCACCCCTTGGACAACCAGGTTGCCATtgcagcccagcagcacctgccacctGTATGTCCTGGTTACTGTGATGCCAAGGTGATGCCCCAAAATGGCCACCATGTGCCCACCCCAAGGGGGGCACTAAAAGGGGGATCAGCTCCAGAGAACGGGGTCTGGGCATCCTGGGCGCCTGggttccccccagctctgggaggggaacgGCGCCCAGGGGTtagagcagggggtgctggcagCCCGGGCGCCTGGGTGCCCCCTctccaggaaggggctggggcaggtgaacTTCCTGGGGCTGTCCCGGATTGCAacacccctgctgctgtgcaccccccccctccccccggctgcTGGCGGGACATGTCCTGGGGCCtgaacaaggggggggggggggggcgggaaaggAAGTTTGACTTGCAAAGTCTCTGCTCGTTAACTGCCCAGCTAATGAACCTGAGCCCTAATAGAGGGCCCAGGGTGACGTCAATGCCTGTCCCTGGGAAATCCCAcggtgccccaccccagagccagctgcagctgctgttcccattacacccagccctgtcctgcccccacaGAGTCAGCCGCAGCCCGTCCCCGTTACACCCAGCCTTGcctgcccccagagccagccacatcccAGGGCGGTGCAAGGAGCCCATATAGGGTTTACATGATGCCCAGTATAGATTCATGGTCCACACTGAGGAAGGTCTGAGGAGGGCATCAACTTCTCCGCTGCCCAGATGCCAGAGACCGTCCCTATCTCTGCCTGGCCCCCGGGGTCACtgccagtggggatggggggctctgTACTGACCCCGGGGGCCAGGCAGAGATAGGGACAGTCCCTGGCtctctgggggggctgggggctgggagcagcgggtGCCAGGCGCAGGGTCTGCTGCGCTAGAACAAAGGGTGGGGCTGGAatccggacgcctgggttcctcTCCGTGAGTCACCTCCATGTGCCTTcgggccccccagcccctcccagtgcccatataggagcaggtggggcccagcccagcacagaccAGTACAGACGGGACACGGGAACCATGATACCTTCCCTATACACGGCcacactcctggggctgctggtcACTAGTGAGTGGGCCCTGCGCTCCCCCAGAGCCAGGCGCAGCTCCTGTCCCCATTatacccagccctgctcccccccagagccagctgcagcttctgtccCCATTCTACCCAGCcattgcccctctcccccagaaacagctgcatctccccacagcctctggccTGCGCTGCCCAAAATGCTTGCGATGGCAGGGGAACTGCCGGGGAGAGGTGGAGACGTGCGCGCCAGGACAGAACGTCTGTGTGATCCATGAACTCGACCTGAACAGAGGTGagaccccaggggctgggggtgggggccccGACACCTGGGTTTTCTGGGAGAGACAGATTTAGGGTGCCAGGAGCGGGGCTAGGAGCCTGGAcgctgggttctctgggaggccGCAGGAGCTCGCTGGGTTGTCCCCCTTGGGTGAGACCCCCGTCCCTGGCATACCTTGTTGttacctcctggctcccaggccccggacacctgggttctgggcCCATTCCTCTCCCCTTTTCACACCCCCAGTCATGAGGGCCGCCGTACGGACGGGTTGCATGCTTCTGCAGACCTGTAACCTGCTGCCCAGGGACAATGCGGCCGGATTGACCGGATCCACCTTCTGCTGCACCACGGACCTGTGCACCAGCAAGAGCTACATCCATACGTACAGCCCtttcccagagccagccacatcccCGCCCTGTCACATACAGCTCTGTGCCCCCCAGAGGCAGCCGCAACTCCTGTCCCCGTTATACTCAGCCAGACAATCCCGTGCCCTcccacagccagctgcagctcctctccctgttatacccagcccAATCCCACCCTGCTCCAAGCCTACCAGGACCCCCCAGATCCTGCTTgatacagctgccatccagccacgTGCCCCCCATTTTGTACTCATGTTTCCCATTACTCCTCCCGagctgcagcaccttgcacaTGTCCATACTGAACTTGagcctgttagctccagcccagatTTCTAATCTGTCAAGATTTGGGGCACCATTATCCTTCAATAATATCCCTGATATACCCAGCCCAACCCTCGAGCcaactgcagctcctgtccctaTTATACCCAACCTTGCTcacccccccagagccagctgagtgtgtgtgtgtgcatgggggtgtggggggggggggcagggtcaggAACTTTCATTTGTGACACCTCTGCTTGTTAATTGCCCAATTAATGAACCCAAGCCCTAACTGTGGGGCCAGGGCAACGTCAGCACCTGTCTCTGGCTAAACACCCCattgctccaccccagagccagccacagctcCTACCCCTGTTAAACCCAGCCTGACATCTCCCCCACGGCCAGCTGTGGCTCCTGTCCCTGTTATACGCAATCTGATgtccccccagagccagccacagctcCTACCCTCATTATAACCAGCCTGACACCTCCTGGATCCAGCCGCAGCTCCTGTCCCCGTTATACCCAGACCTgccctccccagagccagctgcagctcctttccCTGTTATGCCCACCCTGAcaccccccagagccagctggatCGGAATCTTGTGTCCCCCCCAGGTCAGCCAGGCCCCCCGAGCAACTCCCGTGTCAAACCTGCGTGGGCAACGCCACCACCTGTGGCCCTGACAACCCAACTGTGTCCTGCTTAAGCCCCGAGGCCCAGTGTCTGCAGCTCTcccgggggctgctgcctggtaaGGCCCTGGACACCTGGATTCCCTCCTGGCgggggcaggggatgaggggagCCCAGAGGCCTGTGTCCCATCCTCACACTAGGTGCGgtggagcctggatgcctgggttccacccTGGCAATGGGAGGGGGCTTTTGGGGATACCGGGGACCCAGGAGCCTGGATTctcgggggggcggggaggaggggaaatgagTGCAGAGGTGCTGTgcacccagatgcctgggttccccagcATGCCCCGGGCTGGCTTAGCCCTCTCCCAACCCCCTGTGCCTCAGATTCCCTGTGTCTCACTCCCCACgtcctggcaggggagcagggagacacCGTGTACAAGGCTTGTGGGGAGCCAGGGCCCGCTGAGGAGCTGCTGGCCATTGCTGCAGGGCCTGACCTGACCTATGTGCATGCACAGCGCTGCCGTGGGGCTGGCTGCAACAATGGCTCCTTCGTTGGTAATGCTGCCTGGATACCTGGGCTTTCTGGGGGTGGCGGGaggcctggggaggggcagggccactgggagcccagacacATGGGTgccctgggagtgggatgggggctTGAGGGTTGGAGCCTGCACGCCTGGGCTctctgggagggagtgggggctgggggatgagagcaggagcaggtgggagcccggatgcctgagTTTTGTGGCAGGGACGTGGGGTGGTGCCAGctacctgggttctctggggtgCAGGCGGGGGTGGCTAGGGGTGGGATTAGGCTGGGAGCCTGAACGCTTGGGTTCtctggcagaggagaggggcctcATGGTTAGAGCGGGGTGAGGGGCAGATGCCTGGCTTCCCTGATCCCCCCACTTCACTCCCCTCGCTTCACTCCCCACACAGAGGTGCCCCGGGGGAAGCCCAACGGCAAGCTGTGCTACAGCTGCCGGGAGACAGGAGAAGGTGAATGTAACCACCAGCAGTTGCAGACCATAACCTGTATGGGGGCCATGGACATGTGCGTGAAAGCCCAAAGCACAGGTGAGCAACCCCCCCCAAGAGAAGCAGGTATCCAGGTTCCCAGCCCCCCTCACTGACCCCCGTCTTTGCCCCCCAGACCAGAACAACCCTGGGACCCTGCTCCGTGGCTGCGGCAGCCCTGACCTCTGCcgcccctggcagcccctggcaCGCCTCCTGCTGCCCTCGGACCCCCAGATCCACTGCTGCAACGTGAGCCTCTGTAAccatgcagccccctgccaggaccccctgccccacctgctgctgcccctggcactgctgctgctggggggcgcCTGGAGCTGAGCGGAGGGTAGGGAACCCAGGGGTCCGGGCggggagctgctggaggccatTTAATGCACAGAGGacccaggcacctgccccccccaacacaaaatcaccccccgcccccacctccgcCGGGAACCCAGGTGTGTTGGTTCAAACCCATTGCAGACAATTCTactcccagggaacccaggcagccGGGACACGCACACACAGTGCAGGTGTCTtggccatccccccccccaccacacacacacacacacacatgtacagagGAGTATAAAGGATATCCAAATGTATATGGTGCGAGGAACCTGGTTGCCAAAAcaacctgcccccagccctgccccctatCTGCTCTGGCCCCTCTCTTCATGGGCCTTAGCCCTCTGAGTGGCCACCggggggcagcacccaccagaaCCCACATATCAGCCccactttctcccctccctcccaccccctccagacCAGGGCAACAAAGCCTTTGCAATAACCCTGGGGGGGCAAATCCGACTTCATGCTCCATtaacacccctgccctgccttgtcaTCTTTCTGGGCGCAAGTCCCAAGTCCCTCCCCCTAATAATGCATTTCCTTGTTAGCAGGCCAGAcatcctccccctctccctgctaaTGAACCTGTGCCCATCGCAGTGGAGGTGCAGTAGTGGGAGGTgtccagtggtggggggtggtgccCTTGGAGGACCTTCTAGTGCCCATGTAGGTCCCTCTTGGTAGGACCCCTGTTGTTGGCATTGTAGTGCACGTCCCCTTTGGGAGCCCTCTTGCAAGCAGCAGAGGGGACTATGGGTGGGGGGGATCTCCAGAAATCCAGGAGATCCCCCGGCCCAGATTCCTGCCAGAGCAACAGAGCACGTGATTGGCAGGGGATTGGGATCAGGACCCGggtctccccccacaccctggtgCTAGGCATTGGACATACCTCCCAGATCAGCTGCCTTCCCCCAATGccaggcactgggggaagcccactGTGTTTAACACATGTCAATTTGATTAATTAATTTATTACCTGTCACTGAGAAAGCGATCCCAATTCTGTCAGAAAGGATCATTCCTAAAAAGTTCAAAGAAATATTGCTGGTtgtcagcaggcagctgggagaaagCGAGTCTCATGGTGCTCTGTACAAATGGGTCAGGCTGTCAGTCAATCATCAATCATCCAAGAGCCTGGAGTTTGTTCCAAAAGTCACAGTCTCTTTGACAGCTGTGTTATTTCTAGTGAACAGTTATTGgcaattaaaacataaaaatataatttttgccactgctgttgttgttgttccttgttatcatTATTAGTGTCCCAAAATGGCCACCATGGGCCCAAACCTTGGACAGCCGGGTTGGCATGAGGCAAATAGGGCCCCAAAAGTGGCTGCCGTGTGCCCAAACTCCAGGCACGTGCCTCCCCTGAAACTGGCCCTCgccagctggggaggaggggagggctggctggtgtgtcccctccccccccccccccccccgagaggcACCAGCGGCACTTCTGGTTTGTCCTTGGTGCTTCCAGGGTTGGCGAtcagccgctggtgcccccccagagccaggaggcaccagtcgcctatgcccCAGACAGTCTGGTTGGCAAGACACCAATATGGCATCCCCATATGGCTGCCAGGTGCCCACCCCCTGGACAACCAGGTTGTTGTGGCAACCCAGTGCCCACCACCTGTATGCCCTGGTTACCATGATACCATGTTGGTACCCCAACATAGCTACCATGTTCCACCCCCAACGAGGGACActaaaagaaagggaagaggggtgCTGGCATCCTGGGTGCCTGGgttcccccagctctgggaggggagcggCGCCCAGGGGTtagagcagggggtgctggcagCCCAGGTGCCTGGGTTACTCCTGAACTGCAGGATAACTCCCGTCCTGAGGCTGTCCTGGATTGcaacagccctgctgcccctttcccctgggCTGCCGGTGGGACACATGTCCCAGGGCCTCGAACAGGGTGTGCGTCTGTGGAGTGGGTGGTGGGGTCAGGGAATTTTACTTACAACACCTCTGCTCATTAACTGCCCAGCTAATGAACCTGAGCTctaacagcagggctggggcaaaaCTAGCACCCATGCTTGGGAAACACCACAGTGccgcaccccagagccagccacaacTCCTGTCCCCATTACACCCAGTCTGAGGGCCCAAGAGCCAGCTGTAGCTCCTGCCCCCCTAAAACCAGCCTGACTCCCActtcccagagccagctgcatctcctGCCCTTGTTATACACAACCTGatgccccccagagccagctgcagctcctgtccccttAAATCCagcctgacaccccccccccgagccagctgcagctcctgtccttGTCATATGAAGCCTTGCCCCCACCAGAGCCAGCCGCAGCTCCTCTCCATGTTATACCCAGCCCATCACCCGCCAGAGCTTACCAGGACCCTCCGATCCTTctccatagagctgccatccagccataTGTCCCCCATTTTGCATTTATGTTTCTGATTAAGCTCCCCCAAGCTGCAGCACCTTGCTTAAGTCCACACCGAGCTTCATCCCACTAGCTCAACctcagctttccaatctgtttaTGGGAGAGGTCACGTGGGACCTCATCCAAAGCCTTGCTGGGGTCCAAAGGAGttagaactcatggtagaggtgataacTTGTATTCGATATTTTCAAAACAATTCttcatttgcaagcttttaggcacaagtgcccttcctcaggcataggagagtgcaaagattgtaacatttccccaaggtggaaatgaaaattcaaattTCACAGGAGAGATGTAAGGTGTGGTAAGATCTCCTGGGCggggaaaattaattttgtgcaaattaggctcagataaaagttagagcagtttatTTACCTCAGAGTTGTCTAATGGCAAGCagggtgttgaattttgcttccttcttgtaaaatgatgaagttttcatttaataaaacagCTAATTTTGACATCTTACATGGTTCAGGGTACGACAACCTGCACTATACATACatcactatatatacatatatataaccTGCTCTCAGTGTAcggtcatcatgggagactccaaCTTCCTGGACATCTCacgggaagagcacttggcctaATCCAGTCAGTctcaaagcttcctctcatgcgtggatgagctctacctgtctcaagaagtttatgagccaacaagaggtaaggtgccgctggacctggtactggccaaaggggatgatctaatcagcaacCTATGAATCaaggggaagctgggagacagtgaccacaaaTTGATCACTTTTATAATCctttgcaaagctggcaagtcactCAGCAATGCAacagtcctcgacttcaggaaagttgactttgataaactcaggaggcttgttgttgaggccctgagaggccatgatttcacagggaggggagttcatgatgagtggtcacTCTTTAAGAaagcaatcctagaagcacaagaggagtccatcccaacccgtaggaaaggtggtaaaagggctcaacaacccccttggaTCAACAGGGAACtcgtggacctcctgcatctgaaaagagagacctacaaaggatggaagacaggaaacaccacgaAGGAGGGTTATTCTGCACTGGTTCGCACCTGCACGGAGcagactaggaaagccaaggctgtaatcACACTCCAGCTGGCTacacgaatcaaggacaataaaaagtccttcttcagataggtggggagttggaagaaaagcaaggaccACGTGGGCCCCCTGCTGACCCAAATgaggcagctgacaactgacacccaggaaaaagccaacctgcttaatgattactttgcatcggttttttGCCAGCCCCAAGAGATCGCCCTGCCCAACATGATGCAGGAAGACAGgggtgagggtgaatatatgcccaccattggcgtGGATCTTGTGAGAGAGCACCTAGAAGAGGGGGGACTGGGAGCCCAGATACCTCTGGGCTTCCAGTCCCATCTGCtgcccccccttctccctcccccgcAGAACATAGCCACCTTGTGACCCTGCTCCGCAGCTTTGCCAGACCCGACTTCTGCTGCCCCTGGACTGTCTGCTGCTACCCTCGGACGCCAGGGTCCACTGCTGCTCCAGGAGCCTCTGCAATTGCCCAGGCCCCCCGCCAGGACCCCCTTCCcccttggtgctcctgctgctgctgggggggtgcAGTCTGGGACCTGCCAGAGCCTGTTTGATGCccaggggacccaggtgtccaggacactctcccccccaccaacagGCTCTCTgtctcacccccagccctgctacagTCCCTGAGCCTATGAACGCAAGCAAGGCTGACATCCCATGATGCAGTTCCCCTCCTcagccagcagggggcacagTCCCTGTCCCTGAACACACGCCCCTGCCcggctggagcagggtggggtcgGGGACAGGAAGATCCAAGGGCCCTGTCCTAGCTGTAATTAATTCATTAAAGCATGGGCTCAGAGgatgccctgcccaggcccaggaaCCAGGTCACACgcaggggacccaggtgtccaggagacacgcacaaacacacaccaaCACAGGTGTCTGGGCCACACTCCCCGTCCCCTTGCACACAGAGGTATAAAAGACACCTATATTTACACAACAACCTGCCCCAGTCCCCCTTTGTGGGCTGCAGCCCTGAATGGCCACAAGGAGGCAACACCTCCCATGATCCCCAGATTGTGTCCCCTCCTCAAtttgccctcccctctcccttcccggCTTGGGGCAAAAGAGCCTTTACAATAGTCCTGGGAAAGGCAGCTCCTACTTTCTGCCCCATAAAcacccttgccctgccctgccctgccctgccctgccctgccagcttcCTGTGGAGCGAGTTCCAGGTCCCTCCCCCTAATAACCCATTTCCTTGTTACCAGGCTGGACATCAACCCTGCTCACCCTGCCAATGAACCTGTGCCCATGGTAGGGGAGGTGCAGTAGCAGGGGGTGTCCAGCAGGGGGCGATGCCCTTGGAGGACCTCctcctgcccatgggggtccttCTTTTGCTAGGAGTCCCTGTTGTTGGCACTACAGAGCACATCCCTTTAGAGGCCCCCTTGCAAGCAGCAGAGGGGATTGTGGGTAGAGGGATGTCTGGGAATCTGGTGGATCTTCAGGCCCAGCTCCATGCCAGAGCAATGGGGCACCTGATTGGTGGGGATTGGGGATGGGGAACCCCTCTCCCCGGCTAGGCACTGAATGTACCTCTGAGGTCAGatccctcccccagcaccaggcaaTGGAAGAAGTCTGTCATGTCAAACACGTATCAATTAACcaagtaattaattaattaatcaatcaatcaTTTATTTAGTTAATTACCTGTTAGCAATGAAGTGATCCCAATTCTGTGGGAAGGAACATTCCCAGAAATACAGAAGAAATATAGCTCATCATCAGTAGGCGGCTTGGAGAAAGCAAGCCTCCTGGTACCCTTAATAAATGTCAGGCCATCAATCAATCAACTAATCAAGTCTGGAGTTTGAGCTGAGGTTCACAATGAATTCCAGACAAATAACATTACATAGATAATTGTAATTAGTTAATGctattagtagtagctgtagtaatTGGTTCATCATGCATATCAAGAGCTTGGGGTTTGATCTGATACTCGtaaaaaaatcaacataaatGTAATTTATAATCAACAGATTACTGTCATCCATAAATGTCATTATTAGCTGAGGCAGTCATCATTCAATTAATTGATCAATCAATCGATCATTCAATCAATCATTTATTCACTCAACTGATTGATGTTTCAATCAATCGTCTGACGTCTGATTCACAAGAAATCCAACACAGATATCATTTGTAATTAATAAGTTATTGTCATCATCAATCAATGGTATCAGTCGTCATAGTAATCAATCCATCCAGGGCCTGGAGTTTGAGCTGATATTCAGAATAAATTCAACACAATTTATAATCATTAGATTGTTGCCATCCAAAAATGCCATTATTAGCAGTAGTCGTAATCAGTCAATCAAACAAGGGGCTTGGAATCAGATCAGTGATTCATAATACATCCAACACTAATATAATGTGTAATTAATAGGTTACTATAATCAGTCAATGGTATCAGGAGGGTAGTAATCAatcaaccacccacccacccacctgtcgTGTTTGATTGGCAACTGAGCCCCTCCTCAGGCAGCTGGGACCCCCTACAGATGGAAGTGGTGTTGTCACCGTAGCGTCCCCCTCACCCTGGGGCACATGGGGCTGATGCATCAGTTCCCCGCAGTGTCCAGTGCTGTCCCCGCTCCCTCACTAGGCGCAATACAAATCTGGATCAACCCCTTTCCCagctgggaaaactgaggcatgagagctggggctggaacgCAGGTGTCCGGGTGTGGTGCTGTGACCTCAACACCAATCTAGGGCAGCCTCGGTTGGTGtcagggcagggtctggctcTGGATGTTTCCCATGCTCCCCCCATATGGGGCCTTTAATTTCCTTGGGCTTGACCCAAGCCAATGGGCATCAATTGGGCATGAATCATCTGcccctgacttcctgccctgtggCATGCTGGACAttgagccaggcagcagaggattCTGGGTGAGGCCCCAAAGCTCCGTGCCCCCCTTCTTCTCCAGTGAACTGTCATGGAGACCTGGTGCCCAGGGGATCAAGACACCGAGCCCCCCAGTGCCTAGGGGGATCCAGTGCCCAGGGGATTGAGACACCCAGCCCATGGTGCCTGCCCAGGGGACAGAGACACCAAATGCCTGGGGGATTGAGATACTCCCTCACCCTGCTCCACAGTGCCCACAGCTTCACAGTGCATCAGGTATTACACCACCACCCCAAGATGCTTAAGGGATTGAGACACTCAGTGCCTGGGGGATTGAGACACCTGGCTCCACAGTGCCAAGGGGATCCAGACACCCAGCCCTGTAGTATCTAGTGGGATCCAGACACCTGGCCATGCAGTGCCTTGGGGATTGAGACACGTAGCACCCCACCCCATGGGGTTTAGGGGATCCAGATACCTAGCACCCTGATACCCAGGGGATAGAGACACCTGGCACCTCAATACCCAAGGAGGTGTGATGCCTGGGGAATGGAGACAGCCAGTGCCTCAGTTCCTGTAGGATTAAGATGCCTGGTGCCCCAATACCCAGGGGACTAAGACACCTGGCACCCCTATACCTGGCAGATTGAGAGGCCCAGCACACCAGCCCCATGATGCCGAGGGAATCCAGACACTCAGTGCCCTGGTGCCTGGGAGACTGAAACGCCTAGGACCCTGGTGCCCGGGGGACCCATACACCTGGCACCCCAGTATCTGGGGGATTGAGACACCCAGTGCCCTGATCACAGGGCATTGAGATGTTTGGCTTCACAATGCCCCAGGAATGGAGATAACTGGTTCTCCAGTGCTTGTTGGAATGAGACATCCAGCACCATGATACCCAGGGGATTGAGATGCCTGGCACCTCACCTCTACAGTGCCCACGAAATCCAGATACCCAGTTCCCTGGCACTTGGGGGACTGTGGGGATTGTGATGCTcaggtcccatccccctgccagtAGGGTAAGCAAGGGAGGAAGGCGGGGGAGGGAGCCAGGACcggctggacaggtgtgggggtggCTAAGCCGGGCGGGGTGACGCGGGGCCCTTTAAAacccctggggctgccacagctgccagaTGAAGCTGCCAGGAATCAGCTGCCAGGACCAGGACGTGGTGGTgagtagcagggagctggaggggcagggctggggtgacatCTCAGGCCCCTGGGTgttggggcacagggtgtctAAATCCCCCAGGCACTGCGTGTTTTAATCCCCTGGGTGTCAGGGTGCCAGGTGTCTCAATCCTCCAGGCACTGGGAAACTGGGTGTCTCAATCCCCCgggtgtcagggctgggagaAGAGACGGGATGTTGGGGGAgcaagggctggggggcaggggggagatgaGGGGGGTGGAAGGAcagatgggcagggctggaggggtggaTAGGGGTACGGACAGGTGgagggatggacagacagactgatgGACGGGAAGATAAATGGATGGAAGGATGGCTGGGCTCCTGAGTTTTCTGGAATGGACAAACAGATGTGTGGATGCATGGGGAAACAAAGGGATGGCTGGACTCCAGGGTCCTCtgggatggacagacagatggatggatggacagatggatagGGGGAGAGATGAACACACAGACAGAAAGACGACTGGACAAATGGATGGACAGAGGGATGGATGGGCTCCTGGATTCTCTGagatggacagatggacagacagagggGTGGACAAACAGATAGAGGGATGCAGAGctggactcctgggctctctgggatggacagacagacagaccaagggcggtggggatgggggcagaggaTGGAGGGCTGAAccagctgctgggtgtgggggtgggctcTGGCCTGGGGCCTCAGCGTCGTGCCCGTGTGTCTGTCAGGAAGCAACAGCGTGACAGGATGTGCCAGCAGTGCAAGTGGGTGATTAACATCATCCGCTGGATCTGGAACATTATCAAGAGCATCATTGGCAGAGGTACCCGGGGCTTGCTCggaggcctgggctctctgctggGGGGGCTAGGAGCCCGCACCCCTGggtcccctccagctctgaggcAAGGGAATGCGGTTCAGGGAGGCGGTTGGGAGCCTGGACATCCCTCCTGCTctcggtgcctcagtttccctgctcccGGGGACACGCAGGGCTAAGCCTgggaccctcccacccccctcagaTGTGTGGGTGCCAGTCAGGCCCTACCCAGCTGCAGTTGCCCAATGGGGTGAAAACCGAGGCCCCACCCTGCCCGACACCCACACCCAGGCCTTAAGTGGCCCGGGTGCAGGGACAGCCCAGGTGTTGGGGCTCCcatcccccctccagccccaccccctcccagagaCCCTAGGTCTCGGCCTGCGCTCTCCCTCTGCGCTCC includes:
- the LOC106737882 gene encoding urokinase plasminogen activator surface receptor produces the protein MIPSLYTATLLGLLVTTSGLRCPKCLRWQGNCRGEVETCAPGQNVCVIHELDLNRVMRAAVRTGCMLLQTCNLLPRDNAAGLTGSTFCCTTDLCTSKSYIHTSARPPEQLPCQTCVGNATTCGPDNPTVSCLSPEAQCLQLSRGLLPGEQGDTVYKACGEPGPAEELLAIAAGPDLTYVHAQRCRGAGCNNGSFVEVPRGKPNGKLCYSCRETGEGECNHQQLQTITCMGAMDMCVKAQSTDQNNPGTLLRGCGSPDLCRPWQPLARLLLPSDPQIHCCNPQEIALPNMMQEDRGEGEYMPTIGVDLNIATL